The following proteins are encoded in a genomic region of Sesamum indicum cultivar Zhongzhi No. 13 linkage group LG8, S_indicum_v1.0, whole genome shotgun sequence:
- the LOC105167656 gene encoding myb-related protein 306-like, producing MGRPPCCDKVGVKKGPWTPEEDIVLVSYVQEHGPGNWRAVPATTGLKRCSKSCRLRWTNYLRPGIKRGTFTDHEEKMIIQLQALLGNKWAAIASYLPERTDNDIKNYWNTHLKKKLKKLQNGSEYGFSSNNSISRGQWERRVQADIKTAKQALHDALSVDNTTTHLIPSNACSLAYRNPCQASSYASSTDNIARLLKQWGKTTTPKSEHQSKSCSSTQNSSNNTTLDSANCTDQTQSGGVYDVSHQGFESLFESSSSDDLSRSSASPCSLDILVESKPDPADHQLSVLENWLLGDQLGKDYLTDFSFDDENPSLF from the exons atgGGGAGGCCACCATGCTGTGATAAAGTTGGAGTTAAGAAAGGGCCATGGACTCCTGAAGAAGATATAGTGTTAGTTTCATATGTTCAAGAACATGGTCCTGGAAATTGGAGGGCTGTTCCAGCAACTACAg GGCTGAAGAGATGCAGTAAAAGTTGCAGGCTAAGGTGGACTAACTATCTCCGGCCTGGAATCAAGAGGGGAACCTTCACTGACCATGAAGAAAAGATGATTATTCAGCTTCAAGCTCTTCTTGGCAACAA ATGGGCTGCTATAGCTTCTTATCTCCCTGAAAGAACAGACAACGACATTAAAAACTACTGGAATACCCATTTGAAGAAGAAGCTCAAAAAGCTCCAAAACGGGTCGGAATATGGATTCTCAtctaataattcaatttccaGGGGGCAGTGGGAGAGAAGGGTTCAGGCTGATATCAAGACAGCCAAACAAGCCCTCCACGACGCATTATCTGTTGACAACACCACAACCCATTTGATCCCTTCAAATGCCTGCAGCTTAGCCTACAGGAATCCCTGTCAGGCTTCTTCCTACGCTTCCAGCACCGACAACATAGCCAGATTGCTCAAACAATGGGGGAAAACTACAACACCAAAATCTGAACATCAATCCAAGTCTTGTTCAAGTACTCAGAATTCATCCAACAATACCACTCTGGATTCGGCTAATTGTACTGATCAGACCCAAAGTGGGGGGGTTTATGATGTGTCTCATCAAGGGTTCGAATCATTGTTTGAATCTTCAAGTTCTGATGATTTGTCAAGATCATCAGCTTCTCCCTGCAGCCTCGACATTCTCGTGGAATCCAAACCCGACCCGGCTGATCATCAACTATCAGTTCTTGAGAATTGGCTTCTCGGAGATCAACTAGGGAAGGATTATTTAACTGACTTCTCATTTGATGATGAAAATCCAAGTTTATTTTAG
- the LOC105167657 gene encoding uncharacterized protein LOC105167657 → MGSNSCRKLTSFIHAVSIHFLLLFTFISTYIFRLQRYGGFLKKSDKEITLLEAGSESEAEEDVAKFRDFDTDAEEEEKPELPLKFKFPTFEEFSRIQAETGDLFYEIDGNEIGEFSEDEEVVDGRFLRVYEETGCFQAFDGEENEKTERVEFAESSEKKALPVQEPEQEQFFDESQFCCEENSDGFLSVGDFKYIDCEDEKIVSSESELSEPGENQDLSEYFADEEISDTMEEVKKLEEYNLQSPNGLNSDFLSEKDFNENSGLEFDAEFPQNGDVRMKSGNNSEKTKPNDTSTSDSGDANRLETLWEHQELIEQLKMELKDASMSDSGDANKLESLWEHQELIEQLKMELKKIRATGLPTILEESESPHIMDGLKPWKIDENFQHEDCMDELHKFYKSYTEMMRKFDILNYQKMYAMGFLQLKDPFQSTSQQKPSAPTLRSLVSQNLWLFKHKSHGSDPVKKFVNELEGDLEVVYVGQTCLSWEILRWQYEKALDLWNSDPDGIHRYNEVAGEFQQFQVLVQRFIEDGPFQGTRVQSYVKSRCVLRNLLQVPVIREDNVKDKKKAWKQDGDECAITSDMLVDIVEESIKIFWRFVRTDKDSTALAINVHKKNSQLHNPQDLKLLLEVRKILQKKERKLKDVVRSESCILRKFQRSREDDWDQLLYFFAQVDVKLVGKVLNMSKITRDQLVWCRNKLSRISFVNRKICVEPAFSLFPC, encoded by the exons ATGGGCTCTAATTCTTGTCGAAAACTGACTTCTTTCATTCATGCTGTTTCCATACATTTTCTCTTGCTTTTCACTTTCATATCCACCTACATTTTCAg GTTGCAACGATATGGTGGTTTCTTGAAGAAGAGCGATAAGGAAATAACTCTTTTGGAAGCAGGGTCGGAGAGTGAAGCTGAGGAAGATGTTGCTAAGTTCAGAGATTTTGATACTGATGCCGAGGAAGAAGAGAAACCAGAGTTACCTTTGAAATTCAAGTTTCCAACCTTCGAAGAATTTAGCAGAATCCAGGCAGAGACAGGTGatttgttttatgaaattgatgGTAATGAAATCGGTGAGTTTTCTGAGGATGAGGAGGTTGTTGATGGAAGATTTTTGAGAGTTTATGAGGAAACAGGATGTTTTCAGGCATTTGATGGAGAGGAAAATGAGAAAACTGAGAGAGTGGAATTTGCAGAAAGTTCAGAAAAGAAGGCATTGCCAGTTCAAGAACCGGAACAGGAacaattttttgatgaatCTCAGTTTTGTTGTGAGGAAAACAGTGACGGTTTCCTGTCTGTAGgagatttcaaatatattgattgtgaGGACGAGAAAATAGTATCGTCAGAGAGTGAACTGTCGGAGCCTGGAGAAAATCAGGACTTGTCAGAGTATTTCGCTGATGAAGAAATTAGTGATACTATGGAGGAGGTCAAGAAATTGGAAGAGTACAATTTACAGAGTCCCAATGGATTGAACTCAGATTTTCTGTCTGAGAAAgatttcaatgaaaattcagGTCTTGAATTTGACGCTGAATTTCCTCAAAATGGTGATGTAAGAATGAAGAGTGGTAATAATTCTGAAAAAACAAAGCCTAACGATACATCGACATCGGATTCTGGGGATGCAAACAGACTTGAGACACTGTGGGAGCATCAAGAATTGATTGAGCAGTTAAAAATGGAACTAAAAGATGCATCCATGTCCGATTCTGGCGACGCAAACAAGCTGGAGTCACTGTGGGAGCATCAAGAATTGATTGAGCAGTTGAAAATGGAACTCAAAAAGATCCGAGCGACAGGCCTGCCCACGATTTTAGAAGAATCGGAGTCCCCACACATAATGGACGGCTTGAAGCCATGGAAGATCGACGAAAACTTCCAGCATGAAGATTGCATGGATGAGCTTCACAAATTCTACAAAAGCTACACGGAAATGATGCGTAAATTTGATATCTTGAACTACCAGAAGATGTACGCCATGG GTTTTCTTCAGCTTAAGGATCCTTTCCAATCAACATCGCAGCAAAAGCCTTCGGCTCCAACACTCAGATCCCTTGTCTCTCAAAACCTTTGGCTGTTCAAACATAAAAGCCACGGCAGTGATCCTGTTAAGAAGTTTGTCAATGAGTTGGAGGGCGATCTTGAGGTGGTATACGTGGGACAGACGTGCCTGTCCTGGGAAATCTTGCGCTGGCAATACGAGAAAGCCTTAGATCTGTGGAACTCTGATCCCGATGGAATCCATCGGTACAATGAGGTTGCCGGTGAGTTCCAGCAGTTTCAAGTGCTCGTCCAAAGATTCATAGAAGATGGACCTTTCCAGGGGACAAGAGTTCAGAGTTATGTCAAGAGTCGATGTGTTCTTCGTAATCTTCTCCAGGTTCCTGTCATAAGAG AGGACAATgtgaaagacaaaaagaagGCCTGGAAACAAGATGGAGACGAATGCGCTATCACAAGCGACATGTTGGTGGACATCGTGGAAgaatcaatcaaaatattttggcgATTTGTTCGAACGGACAAGGATTCCACCGCTCTAGCGATCAACGTCCACAAGAAAAATTCCCAACTTCACAACCCTCAAGACCTCAAGCTTCTACTCGAAGTCAGGAAAATTCTTCAAAAG AAGGAAAGGAAGCTCAAGGATGTGGTGAGGAGTGAAAGTTGCATTTTGAGGAAATTCCAGCGGAGTAGGGAAGATGATTGGGACCAACTGCTTTACTTTTTCGCACAAGTAGATGTGAAATTAGTGGGCAAAGTGTTGAACATGTCGAAAATAACAAGAGACCAGCTTGTCTGGTGTAGGAACAAGTTGAGCAGGATTAGCTTTGTGAATAGGAAAATATGCGTAGAGCCCGCTTTTTCCCTCTTCCCTTGTTAA
- the LOC105167658 gene encoding 60S ribosomal protein L34-like produces MVQRLTYRARHSYATKSNQHRVVKTPGGKLVYQSTKKRASGPKCPVTGKRIQGIPHLRPAEYKRSRLPRNRRTVNRAYGGVLSGSAVRERIIRAFLIEEQKIVKKVLKIQKAKEKQASKS; encoded by the exons ATGGTGCAGAGACTGACTTATCGGGCGCGGCACAGTTACGCCACCAAATCTAATCAACACAGAGTTGTTAAAACCCCCG GAGGGAAGCTGGTGTACCAGAGCACTAAGAAGAGAGCTAGCGGACCCAAATGCCCCGTCACTGGCAAGAGAATTCAAGGG ATTCCTCATTTGAGACCTGCTGAGTACAAGAGGTCTAGATTACCCAGGAATCGTAGGACCGTGAACCGTGCTTATGGTGGTGTATTGTCTGGAAGTGCTGTGAGGGAGAG GATTAttcgggctttcttgattgaAGAGCAAAAAATAGTGAAGAAGGTCCTGAAGATCCAGAaggcaaaagaaaaacaagctTCCAAGAGCTAA
- the LOC105167659 gene encoding 40S ribosomal protein S9-2, whose product MVHVSFYRNYGKTFKKPRRPYEKERLDAELKLVGEYGLRCKRELWRVQYALSRIRNNARNLLTLDEKDPRRIFEGEALLRRMNRYGLLDESQNKLDYVLALTVENFLERRLQTLVFKAGMAKSIHHARVLIRQRHIRVGRQVVNVPSFMVRVDSQKHIDFSLTSPFGGGRAGRVKRKNQKAAAKKAGGGDEEEDED is encoded by the exons ATGGTTCACGTTAGTTTTTACCGCAACT ATGGGAAGACCTTCAAGAAGCCTCGTCGTCCCTATGAGAAGGAGCGATTGGATGCTGAGCTAAAGCTTGTTGGAGAATATGGACTGCGGTGTAAGAGAGAGCTATGGAGGGTGCAGTATGCATTGAGTCGCATCCGTAATAATGCCAGAAACCTTCTCACTCTTGACGAGAAAGACCCACGCCGAATCTTTGAAGGTGAGGCCCTTCTCCGCAGGATGAATAGGTATGGGCTTTTGGATGAAAGCCAGAACAAGCTTGATTATGTCCTGGCCCTTACTGTGGAGAACTTTCTTGAACGCCGGCTTCAGACTCTTGTATTCAAGGCTGGCATGGCCAAGTCGATTCACCATGCTCGTGTGCTCATCAGGCAGAGGCACATTAG GGTTGGAAGACAGGTGGTCAACGTGCCGTCCTTCATGGTGAGAGTTGACTCACAAAAACACATTGACTTCTCCCTTACTAGTCCGTTCGGTGGTGGTCGTGCTGGGAGAGTGAAGCGAAAGAACCAGAAAGCTGCTGCGAAGAAAGCTGGTGGTGGTGATGAAGAGGAGGATGAGGATTAA